In bacterium, the following proteins share a genomic window:
- a CDS encoding tripartite tricarboxylate transporter substrate binding protein has protein sequence MSFRKTFRLGALAFALFFAWAPIFADAAWKPTRPIEFIIMAGKGGGADRIARLMQKIVTLNKWSPQPLVPINKRGGSGAEAMLYLMQKKGNPHVILVTLNSFFTTPALQKLPVNYSQLTPIYRLAMDTFLLWVNKDSGIKNMEQFVAAVKAKGGKWRMGGTGKMQEDELITSMLMQAYGLPKGSITYVPFRGGGTVAKNLAGKHVDSTVNNPSEGLPHYPGRIIPIAALTPKRIPAFPDVPTFAELGKPQLVYFMQRSINAPGGIPAEAVAWYEDLFTKLCNSAEWKKYTEQKALNRACLSGAPLASFFAEENTKHMDLLKGMGLLK, from the coding sequence ATGTCATTCCGCAAGACATTCCGCCTGGGTGCCCTCGCCTTCGCTCTGTTCTTCGCATGGGCGCCGATCTTCGCAGATGCCGCGTGGAAGCCCACCCGGCCCATCGAGTTCATCATCATGGCCGGCAAGGGTGGCGGCGCTGATCGAATCGCCCGCCTCATGCAAAAAATCGTCACCCTGAACAAATGGTCTCCCCAGCCCCTGGTTCCCATCAACAAGAGGGGCGGCTCCGGCGCCGAGGCCATGCTCTACCTCATGCAGAAAAAAGGGAATCCGCACGTGATTCTCGTCACGCTGAACAGCTTCTTCACCACGCCGGCGCTCCAGAAGCTTCCCGTCAACTACTCCCAGCTGACGCCGATCTACCGCCTGGCCATGGACACCTTTCTTCTCTGGGTCAACAAGGATTCCGGCATCAAGAACATGGAGCAGTTCGTCGCCGCCGTGAAGGCCAAGGGCGGCAAGTGGCGGATGGGCGGCACCGGAAAGATGCAGGAAGATGAACTCATCACGAGCATGCTCATGCAGGCCTATGGCCTCCCCAAGGGTTCCATCACCTACGTCCCCTTCCGGGGCGGCGGCACCGTGGCAAAGAATTTGGCCGGAAAGCACGTGGACTCCACGGTGAACAACCCCTCCGAGGGGCTACCGCATTACCCCGGCAGAATCATTCCGATCGCCGCCTTAACTCCGAAGCGCATCCCGGCCTTCCCCGACGTTCCGACGTTCGCAGAGCTGGGCAAGCCGCAGCTGGTCTACTTCATGCAACGGAGCATCAATGCGCCGGGAGGAATCCCCGCCGAGGCCGTCGCCTGGTACGAGGACCTGTTCACCAAGCTGTGCAACTCCGCCGAGTGGAAAAAATACACGGAGCAGAAGGCCCTGAACCGTGCCTGCTTGAGCGGCGCCCCGCTGGCCTCGTTTTTCGCGGAAGAAAACACCAAGCACATGGACCTTCTGAAAGGAATGGGCCTTCTCAAGTAA
- a CDS encoding L-lactate permease gives MSPESVSIQSSPFLWALSFSPVLVLIILMLGLRWGGKRAGPAGLAVGLGVAFLGFGMLPQELLQAVLRGVLLSAPVLYIIIPALILYHVADAAGGIRNIGWSVSEMTQNHILQLLILAFGFTSFLQGVAGFGVPVAVVAPLLIGIGYPPVQAVAVSLLGHAWSVSMGDMASSFQAILTVTDLPPHEVGLGIALLLSFAGIVTAVSVAHLHAGWSAVRRWWNLILIMGLITSLTQLFLAWMDMWIIATFGAGMLCLLTGFALAKFRRFQGPSRPPSMPPKPEEDRVRPVEITSDRRMSFSLAFSPYYALIAVVAVVTFFPGLHDLLHAWKLRVFLPEIRTPLGIVTASKVWHLAPFGHPGALLLYTAILGWLLYKVNGRWPRNRPSIFRATFREVYPTAVGIVSMTVLATVMTASGMIQVLATGAASVSGGLYPVISPFVGLLGSFVTGSNTNSNILFGGFQKEVAALVHKNPIVIVSAQSAGGSLGSMIAPAKVLVGCATAGLGGREGEVFRRVAGYCLVQVALVGLLALWLSR, from the coding sequence GTGTCCCCGGAAAGTGTGTCCATCCAGAGCAGCCCGTTTTTGTGGGCTCTTTCCTTTTCCCCGGTCCTGGTCCTGATCATCCTCATGCTCGGGCTCAGGTGGGGGGGGAAAAGGGCGGGACCTGCCGGACTAGCTGTGGGGCTGGGGGTCGCCTTCCTGGGGTTCGGGATGCTGCCCCAGGAGCTTCTTCAGGCCGTCTTGCGGGGCGTTCTTCTGAGCGCCCCGGTTCTCTACATCATTATCCCCGCTCTCATCCTGTACCACGTGGCGGACGCCGCGGGCGGCATCCGGAACATCGGCTGGTCGGTTTCCGAGATGACGCAGAACCACATCCTCCAGCTTCTCATCCTGGCCTTCGGTTTCACCTCGTTTCTCCAGGGGGTGGCCGGCTTCGGCGTGCCCGTGGCGGTGGTGGCCCCTCTGTTGATCGGCATCGGCTACCCGCCGGTGCAGGCGGTGGCGGTCTCCCTCCTGGGCCATGCCTGGTCGGTGAGCATGGGGGATATGGCGAGCAGCTTCCAGGCGATCCTCACGGTGACGGATCTGCCCCCCCACGAAGTCGGGCTTGGCATCGCGCTCCTGCTTTCCTTTGCGGGCATCGTGACGGCTGTTTCGGTGGCCCACCTTCATGCGGGATGGAGCGCTGTCAGAAGGTGGTGGAATCTTATTCTCATCATGGGGCTGATCACCTCGCTGACGCAGCTCTTCCTGGCCTGGATGGATATGTGGATCATCGCCACCTTCGGTGCGGGGATGCTGTGCCTGCTAACGGGTTTCGCGCTGGCCAAGTTCCGGCGCTTTCAGGGGCCTTCCCGGCCCCCGAGCATGCCCCCCAAGCCGGAAGAGGACAGGGTCCGGCCCGTAGAGATAACGAGCGACCGGAGAATGAGCTTCAGCCTGGCCTTTTCTCCCTACTATGCCCTGATCGCCGTCGTGGCAGTTGTAACCTTTTTCCCCGGCCTTCACGATTTGCTGCATGCGTGGAAGCTCAGGGTATTTCTTCCTGAAATCCGCACCCCGCTGGGCATCGTGACCGCTTCCAAGGTGTGGCACCTCGCGCCCTTCGGGCACCCCGGAGCGCTTTTGCTCTACACCGCCATTCTGGGCTGGTTGCTCTACAAGGTGAACGGAAGATGGCCGAGGAACCGGCCCTCGATCTTCCGGGCCACCTTCCGGGAGGTCTATCCGACGGCTGTCGGAATCGTCTCGATGACGGTGCTGGCCACGGTGATGACCGCCTCCGGGATGATTCAGGTGCTGGCCACGGGGGCGGCTTCCGTTTCCGGCGGCCTCTATCCCGTCATCTCGCCCTTCGTCGGCCTGCTCGGGAGCTTCGTCACCGGGAGCAACACAAATTCGAACATCCTCTTCGGCGGGTTTCAGAAAGAGGTGGCGGCTTTGGTGCATAAGAACCCGATCGTGATCGTGAGCGCACAGAGCGCGGGCGGTTCACTGGGCAGCATGATCGCCCCGGCGAAGGTGCTCGTCGGTTGCGCGACGGCGGGTCTCGGCGGCCGGGAAGGGGAGGTGTTCCGCCGGGTGGCGGGCTACTGCCTGGTGCAGGTGGCGCTCGTCGGGCTCCTGGCACTGTGGCTCTCCCGCTGA
- a CDS encoding thioesterase family protein has product MAKEDFRHKSEFRVRFGETDLQGIVFNANYLLYMDTAQMDYLRRMDDLYAQLRANGHDLFIVDARIQFKAPLYFDEVLEVFTRIHEIGNSSFKMDYEMFEQKNGRYVARGETVHVTVEEKNRTPVRVPPYMRTAVRSFEQNPSINPE; this is encoded by the coding sequence ATGGCCAAAGAGGATTTCCGCCACAAGAGCGAGTTTCGCGTCCGCTTCGGCGAAACCGACCTGCAGGGCATCGTCTTCAACGCCAACTACCTGCTCTACATGGATACGGCACAGATGGACTATCTGCGGCGCATGGACGATCTGTACGCTCAGCTTCGCGCCAACGGCCACGATCTGTTCATCGTGGACGCCCGGATCCAGTTCAAGGCCCCCCTTTACTTCGACGAGGTTCTCGAGGTCTTCACCCGCATCCATGAGATCGGAAATTCGAGCTTCAAGATGGATTATGAAATGTTTGAACAAAAAAACGGACGCTACGTTGCCCGCGGCGAAACGGTCCACGTCACTGTCGAGGAGAAGAATCGAACACCGGTCCGGGTCCCGCCCTACATGCGCACTGCCGTCCGCAGCTTCGAGCAGAACCCCTCGATCAATCCCGAGTAA
- a CDS encoding molybdopterin molybdotransferase MoeA: protein MISVEEAQEAVLSKIEPLGRTRVSVENALGRVLAEDVISPRPIPPWANSAMDGYAVRAADVAGASGESPVTLCVIEELQAGFEAKKTVGAGEAIRIMTGAPMPKGADAVVLVEKTESMGKDAVRIFLAVPPGEAVRPQGEDVKEGEVVFSAGMPLNAAAVGMLANIGRANIYVHQRPRVAILATGEEVVDLGQPLGVGQIYNSNTYSLAAQVTEAGGEPLLLGIARDNPRDLARHMRDGLAADVLLTSGGVSVGDFDLVKGTLGDMGSDMHFWRVRMKPGKPMAFGSIQGQPVFGLPGNPVSTMVSFELFVRPALLKMQGKKEIFRPKVEAAIQHPLRKSPERRHYVRSVVSFRESGWEVRAVEAQGSNILHSMVRANALIVFPEFETELNPGDQVQVVILDEVSALGAGIPPEVGPGVLVASKNMEEGK, encoded by the coding sequence ATGATCAGCGTTGAGGAAGCACAAGAGGCGGTTCTCTCCAAAATCGAGCCCTTGGGGCGTACCCGCGTTTCGGTGGAGAACGCCCTCGGACGCGTTCTGGCCGAGGATGTCATCTCTCCCCGGCCGATTCCGCCGTGGGCCAATTCCGCCATGGACGGCTACGCTGTCCGTGCGGCGGACGTCGCCGGGGCCTCGGGGGAGAGCCCGGTCACGCTCTGCGTCATCGAGGAGCTTCAGGCGGGCTTTGAGGCCAAGAAAACGGTGGGAGCGGGCGAGGCCATTCGCATCATGACGGGCGCCCCGATGCCCAAGGGGGCCGACGCCGTGGTCCTGGTCGAGAAGACCGAATCCATGGGGAAGGATGCGGTGCGCATCTTCCTCGCGGTCCCCCCGGGCGAAGCCGTCCGCCCCCAGGGGGAGGACGTGAAGGAGGGCGAAGTCGTCTTCTCGGCGGGGATGCCGCTGAACGCGGCGGCGGTCGGGATGCTGGCCAACATCGGCCGGGCCAACATCTATGTGCACCAAAGGCCGCGCGTGGCGATCCTGGCGACAGGGGAGGAGGTCGTCGATCTTGGCCAGCCGCTGGGCGTGGGCCAGATTTACAACTCCAACACCTACTCGCTCGCCGCGCAGGTCACTGAGGCGGGCGGGGAGCCTCTTCTGCTTGGCATTGCCCGGGACAACCCCCGCGATCTGGCCCGCCACATGCGCGATGGCCTTGCCGCGGATGTGCTCTTGACCAGCGGGGGCGTCTCCGTCGGCGACTTCGACCTGGTGAAGGGAACACTCGGGGATATGGGCAGCGACATGCACTTCTGGCGCGTGCGGATGAAACCGGGAAAGCCGATGGCCTTCGGTTCGATCCAGGGGCAGCCGGTGTTCGGACTTCCGGGGAATCCGGTTTCCACGATGGTGAGCTTTGAGCTTTTCGTGCGCCCCGCGCTGCTGAAGATGCAGGGAAAGAAGGAGATTTTCCGCCCGAAGGTCGAGGCGGCGATCCAGCATCCGCTGCGGAAATCGCCGGAGCGGCGGCATTATGTCCGAAGCGTCGTCTCCTTCCGGGAAAGCGGATGGGAGGTGCGCGCCGTCGAGGCCCAGGGCTCGAACATCCTGCATTCGATGGTGCGAGCGAACGCCCTGATAGTGTTTCCCGAGTTCGAGACCGAGCTGAACCCGGGAGATCAGGTCCAGGTGGTGATCCTCGATGAGGTGTCCGCCCTGGGAGCGGGCATACCGCCGGAGGTTGGGCCCGGCGTGCTGGTGGCCTCGAAAAACATGGAAGAGGGAAAATAA